The Zalophus californianus isolate mZalCal1 chromosome 7, mZalCal1.pri.v2, whole genome shotgun sequence genome includes a region encoding these proteins:
- the LOC113926782 gene encoding U6 snRNA-associated Sm-like protein LSm5, which produces MGIYQGKHDIAKKKLREELRQCQIKLLKDSYCVNYTCFKFGTATAPNTTTNPSQLLPLELMDKCTGSRIHIVMKSDKEIVGTLLGFDDFVRMVLEDVTEFEITPEGRRITKFDQILLNGNNITMLVPGEGPEV; this is translated from the exons ATGGGCATATACCAAGGAAAGCACGACATagcaaagaagaaactgagagagGAACTACGACAGTGCCAGATAAAGCTGCTAAAGGACAGTTACTGTGTTAATTACACATGTTTTAAGTTTGGGACAG CCACGGCACCTAACACTACAACCAACCCCTCGCAGCTGCTGCCGCTAGAGCTTATGGACAAATGTACAGGATCAAGAATTCACATTGTGATGAAGAGTGATAAAGAAATTGTTGGCACACTTTTGGGATTTGATGACTTTGTCCGTATGGTACTGGAGGATGTCACTGAGTTTGAAATCACACCAGAAGGAAGAAGGATCACTAAATTTGATCAAATTTTgctaaatggaaataatataacaATGCTGGTTCCTGGAGAAGGTCCTGAAGTATGA